TAGGCGCGCAGGCGCGTGTGACAGCGCCCGCCCAGCAGCTTGAACACCGGCACGCCCAGCGCCTTGCCCATGATGTCCCAGCAGGCATACTCGATGCCGCTGAGCGCCGCGCCGTGAATCTGCCCGCCGTCGCTGTAGAAGTCGCGCCACAGCCGGAGCGAATGCTGCTCCACATCGAACGGGTCTTTGCCGATGACGAAGCGCTTGAGTTCGTGCACCGCCGCCTCGGCAGACTTGGTGAAACCGTTGACGGTCGCTTCGCCGATGCCGTGGATGCCTTCGTCGGTCTCGACGCGCGTGAACAACCAGTTCTTCCACGGGTTGCCGGCGATGTAGGTTTTGACGTCGGTGATTTTCATGGTGGTAATTCGGTAACTGGTAATTGGAGATTCGAGATTCGAGATTCGAAGATGAGCATATACTCAATCCCGTGAATGCACAACACGCCAAAGCCATGATCGAAGCTGGGCGCGTCATCGCGATTCTGCGCGGCGACTACACCGGATACTTTCGGCAGATCGCACGGACACTGGCCGACGCCGGCATCACCGCCATGGAAGTCACGCTGAACTCGCCCGGCGCGCTCGACGGCCTGCACGAGATGAAAGCCGAGCTGGGCGACCGGTTCCTGCTCGGCGCCGGCACGGTGCTGAACGAGTCCCAGGTGTTTGAAGCCATCGGCGCCGGCGCGCAGTTCATCGTCGCGCCGAACACCAACCCACGCGTGGTCGCGATCTGCGTCGAGCGCGACATCTGCGTGATCCCCGGCGCATACACCCCCACCGAGATCATGAACGCGGTCGAGCTGGGCGCGCACCTGATCAAGCTCTTCCCGGCAGAACTGGGCTATTTCAAGGCCGTGCGCGCGCCGTTGAGTCACGTGCCGTTCGTGGCCACCGGCGGCGTGTCGTTGGACAACGCTGCCGAATACATCCAGGCCGGCGCGGTCGCCGTAGGCATGGGTAGCCAACTCATCGGCGACTACGTGAAGCAGCCCGGGGGCATCGAGGCACTGAGCCAGCGGGCGCACCGGTTAATGCAGACGCTGGCGCTCGGGCCGCAGGGCATCCGG
The window above is part of the Candidatus Roseilinea sp. genome. Proteins encoded here:
- a CDS encoding 2-dehydro-3-deoxy-phosphogluconate aldolase; this translates as MIEAGRVIAILRGDYTGYFRQIARTLADAGITAMEVTLNSPGALDGLHEMKAELGDRFLLGAGTVLNESQVFEAIGAGAQFIVAPNTNPRVVAICVERDICVIPGAYTPTEIMNAVELGAHLIKLFPAELGYFKAVRAPLSHVPFVATGGVSLDNAAEYIQAGAVAVGMGSQLIGDYVKQPGGIEALSQRAHRLMQTLALGPQGIRAI